A portion of the Oncorhynchus nerka isolate Pitt River linkage group LG27, Oner_Uvic_2.0, whole genome shotgun sequence genome contains these proteins:
- the LOC135565382 gene encoding uncharacterized protein LOC135565382 — MEHCPAGKTNPQSWETLSEQKEASFLPGQPCALIWVLATADVTVQQVTLGGTINLECDITVKYDIIWFVLRPNTTLSQATFTFVKQDKNLRSTAQFGSRFVPVYNKAVPTVDLTILNLTDSDLGLYYCGMWRDNVFEIGNGTQLTFTDPGSTVVGVDLPWLITLIFTPIISVFGSFLCIRYML; from the exons atggagcattgtcctgctggaaaaacCAATCCACAGAGTTGGGaaacattgtcagagcagaaggaaGCAAGTTTTCTTCCAGGACAACCTT GTGCTTTGATCTGGGTGCTGGCCACAGCTGATGTGACTGTCCAACAGGTGACACTTGGAGGCACCATCAATCTAGAATGTGATATCACGGTGAAATACGACATCATATGGTTTGTCCTGCGTCCCAATACCACACTGTCGCAGGCCACCTTTACCTTTGTAAAACAGGATAAGAATCTAAGATCCACGGCCCAATTTGGCAGCCGCTTTGTGCCTGTATATAACAAAGCTGTGCCAACTGTTGACCTGACCatattgaacctaacagacagTGACCTGGGCCTGTATTACTGTGGCATGTGGAGAGATAATGTATTTGAGATTGGGAATGGGACTCAGCTCACCTTTACAG ATCCGGGTTCTACTGTGGTTGGTGTAGATCTACCATGGCTCATCACTCTGATCTTCACCCCCATAATCTCAGTGTTTGGGTCCTTTCTCTGTATCCGATACATGCTTTAA